The genomic stretch GGTATCGAACCGAACATAGAAAAAGAAAAGGGAGGGGCTGATGTTATTTCGATTAAAAAACTAAAAGAATATATGATTGACCCGGAATCATTCGAATCCACTCTAATCGAACTTGATTATGTAAATAGGCTATTAAATAAATATGATCGCGAAGAAAATATTGTTGATTTAAAGAAAGAACAAGTATTAAATGAATTAAAAGATTTACGTAGCATGATTGAGCAGGTGAATAAATGAAGCAAGCTGGATACGCCTATGCATACGGTGCAGGAACAATAATCAACGCGATTTCCACATGGAAAGGCGCTGCATTTGGTATTGACTTAAAAACACAGGCTGAGGTCATACTTACAGATGATAAAAAAATAATCGGCTACATGGAAGAAGGCGGTGACACAACTCTTATCGAACGCAGTGTTGAACTCACACTTTTACGCTTTGATTCAAAAATCGGTGCCAAAGTGGCAACAAAATCCCAGATACCAATAGCAAGCGGGCTTAAGAGCTCAAGTGCGGCCGCAAATGCAACTGTTCTTGCCACCCTTGATGCGCTTGGCGAAAAACTGGAACCTCTCGAAGTAATCAAGATTGGTGTCCAGGCCGCGCTTGATGCTAAAGTCACGATAACAGGGGCTTTTGACGATGCCTGCGCCTCTATGCTCGGAGGATTCGTGATAACCGATAATAAGAAGAAAGAACTCATCAAAAGGGAGGAGCGGGATTCACAGGTGCTGATATTAGCTCCTGAAAAAAAGGTATTAAGCTCCGGGACAAATGTACTGCGTTCACGGCTTATTGGCAAGTGGGTGGAAATGGCATATAAGGAAGCAGTTGCGGGAAATTATGAGAAGGCCATGACCCTGAACGGTTTCCTGTACTGCGCAGCCCTGGGCTTTAGCACAGATCCCATGATGATGGCACTTGAACTGGGTATCGATGGGGTAAGTTTATCAGGGACAGGGCCTGCCTATACCGCGCTTGGAAGTCCTGAGTTGCTCGATAAGCTTGAACCCGTATGGGAGCGATCCGGCGGAAAAGTGATAAGGACAAAAGTCAATAATAGCGGTGGGAAAGCATGCCTCTGAAAGAAATAAGGGCAAAGATAGAAAGAATCGACATACAGATACTGAATCTTATCGACCAGCGAACTGCCCTTGCAAAGGATGTGCTTGATGCAAAAAAAGCAGAGTGTAAGCCGATCAATGATGTTGATCAAAACAAAGTGGTGCTGGAAAGAGTTGTGAACCTGGCGATTGAGAGGGGATTGGATGGGGAAGAAGTAAAGAAGATATTTGAGATATTGATCCGTATGAATATCGAGCGCCAGCATGGGATGAGCGGGGAAGGGAATCTGCCGTGAGGGTTGTTTGCGGCACTGAATTTCCCTTAATTCCTCATGCTCGTAACAGGGCATGGCATCCTTCCGCCCCTTAAAATAAAATCATGCGAACTGAAAGCGCTCATGTTCATCACATAGGTCTCACCCAGAAGACCGCCAAAATTAACATAATCTCCTGCTCTCTTTCCCGGAACCGGAATTAACCTTACTCCTGTGGTCTTGTTGTTGACAACTCCTATGGCAAGTTCATCTGCAATGATTGCTGATATTGTCTCTGCCTTCGTGTCCCCCGGAATTGCAATCATATCAAGCCCGACCGAGCATACTGCTGTCAGCGCTTCAAGCTTTTCGATTGAAAGCGCGCCAACCCTTACTGCCTCGTTCATGCAGGAATCCTCGCTGACCGGGATGAACGTGCCGCTTAAACCGCCAACATTCCCTGATGCCATAGCCCCGCCTTTTTTCACTGCATCGATAAGAAGGGCAAGTGCAGCAGTGCTTCCTGGCGCTCCCATTTTCTCAATGCCCATCATCTCAACGATCCCGGCGACAGAATCGCCTACCTTTGTGGTTGAGGCAAGTGATATATCCACGATCCCGAAAGGCACCGATAGATTATGTGCAAGCTCTCTCCCGATTAGCTCCCCGGCTCTTGTTATCTTAAATGTTGTGCGCTTTATAACCTCAGAAAGCTCGGTAAGGCCGCAGTCCCTGTTCTTTTCAACAACACTTCGGACAACCCCGGGGCCGCTTATCCCGATGTTTAGCGAAAAATCAGGCTCTCCCACTCCATGGAAAGCCCCTGCCATGAAAGGATTATCCTCAGGCGCGTTCGCAAAAACCACGAATTTGGCGCATCCGATGCCGTTTTCTGTCCTGTCTGCTATCTCTTTCAAGGTTTTTCCGAGCCTTATCACAGCATCCATATTCATACCTGAAACAGTTGAAGCCACGTTCAGGAAAGCACATACCCTTTCCGTACTTGAGAGGACTTCAGGAAGTGAATTTATGAGCCTTTCATCTGCCCGTGTCATACCTTTCTGGACAAGCGCGCCGAAGCCACCGATGAAATCAATACCAACATCCTTTGATGCCTTATCAAGGGCCTTTGCGATCTGGTAAGGAGCATCAGGCTCGGCGCATGCTTCGATGATAAGTGAGACCGGAGTTACAGATATCCTTTTATTGATGATGGGAATGCCGTATTTATCTTCAAGTTTTTGTGCTTCAAGGATAAGTCTTCTTCCATAATCAGATACCCTGCCATATACGTTTTCCTTGAAAATATCAAGGTCTGAATTGATGCAATCCTTAAGGTTTATCCCCAGGGTCACAGTCCTTATATCAAAATTATGATAAAGAGTCATCTGGACAGTTTCCATGACCTCTTCAAGTGAATATTCCATGTGCTACACCCTGTGCATGGTCTTGAAGATATTTTCATGCTGTACCTGTATCTTTAAATCCATCTCACCTTCTATTAATGATAGCTCTTTTTTCAACCGGGTTATGGTTATAGAAGAATCAGTGATATCGGCAAGCAGCGTCATCACAAAATAGCCGCCCATTATTTTCTGGTTTAAATCTTCAATATTGATATTATGAGCAAAGACAGCATTTGAGATCCTTGCGATTATTCCTTTCTGGTCTTTTCCGATCACTGTTATGAATACCTGTTCTTTTGTCATTGGAGCCTCGTTCGGGATTGTTATCCTCTTCACACTTCTGTTTATATTAATGTGAATCCTTATTATTTGACTGGAATGAATACAAAGAACGTAAAACTACCTGATAATTCAAGAGAACTCCAGAATATACAACATCTTGTGGGTGGAACTCACAATATTTTACTGGTGCTAGTCGGTGTGTATTTCGGAAAAGATGATACTACACTGGGTATTGTAATGGCCTTTCTCACATTCCTTGTTTCACGTTTATCATCTGAAATATCATATCAAACATCTATAAAGGTTGTAGAAGAATATGGTAATTCAAGGTATGATCAGGATCTGCAAAACTCCACGAAAGCCCCTGCAAAATCCGTATAAGAAGCTGCATGCAGGTGCGCATAGGCTGCCATTGTATTGTTTACAAGTATCCCATCATAATCACCTTTTATCCCAACCCCGCGGTCAAGCTTAATTGCAAATTCAGTATTATCCGGCAGGTCAATTATCTCAGAATGATGGAATTCATGACCGATAAAAGAAGCTCTGGCTTTTCCGATCACATTATCTTTAATGAAACTGCCGATATTATAACTTACGACCCTTTTATGTCCCATCAATGTCTTTCCGGGAAGCGCGCCTACCATTTTGAAAGTCCCGCCTTTCATTTCTGCCATATTGTAATTCCCGCTTCCGGTAACATTTGTTGTGATCTCCCGGGTCAGGTACATCAGTCCGCCGCATTCTGCATAAATCGGAAGACCTTCATTGGAAACCTGTTTTATGGCCTCACGCATGGAAATATTATTTTCGAGTTCATTTGTGAATAATTCAGGATAACCGCCCCCGATATACAATCCATCCACGTCAGGCAGCGTCCTGTCGTTCACAGGGCTGAAATATACAAGCTGCGCTCCTGCAAGTTCAAGCAATTCAAGGTTATCACGGTAATAAAAATTAAATGCTTCATCAAGCGCCACGCCGATCTTTATCTTGTTTTTTTGATATTGCGCCCTGAATATTTTCTCTGCTGGTTTTTCAAGCGCCCGGGCGGAACGGGCAATCGAAATAAACCTGTCTATATCGATTCCTTCTTTTATGATCTCTTTTATCCTTCCAAGATTTGCATCAAAATCCGCCACTCTTCGCCGTCCTTCCATGGCAGGGATAAGCCCCAGGTGCCTCATAGAGATCTTCATCGAGTCATTGCGGGGTATTATTCCGATGACCGGGGTATCCGTATAAGTTTCAATTGCAACCTTTGCTTTCTCGGCATGCCGCTGGCTTCCGATATTATTCAGGATCACCCCGACTATGTTCACTTCAGGGTCAAATGACTTATAACCCGACACAAGCGCTGCGGTACTTCTGGTAATGCTTCTTGCATTTATCGTAAGAATTACGGGACATTTTAATATTTTGGCGATCTGGGCTGTGCTTCCGATGTCGCTTGTTGCCTCAAGTCCCTCGAAAAGACCACGTACTCCTTCAATAACAGCAATATCAGCCCCCTTTGTTGCATGGGAAAAAACCTCACAAACGGCTTCTTCTGACATTAAATAACCATCAAGGTTCCTTGAATACCTGCCCGTCACTTCCGTATGATAGCTGGGGTCAATGAAATCAAGACCAACCTTATATGGCTGGACATTATAGCCCATATCCTTAAGAACCGACATTATGCCGATCGATATTGTTGTTTTTCCTGCTGATGAGCGATCACCTGCGATAAGAATTCTGGGAATATCAAGATTTTCGGTCATATTTTTCCACTATTTATATCATTGTAATGCAAAAAATCAATTATCAAATACTTAACTATAAGATGAAAATTAAACCGCAGATGAACGCAGATAAACGCAGATTTAAAATAGAACACGGATGACACGGATGCGCACGGATCCGTGAAAATCCGTCCAATCCGTATCATCCGTGTTCTAAGTCGCTGTAGCTGGACATCTACATACAAAGTTGCCATGATTACTGATCTTTGTGAAATTTTCGAACTTTGCGGTTCCATTACTAACTCCAACAATCAAATCCTTGTCAATTCCCGCAACCTGCTATCATCAAGCGGCACAGGGATTTTTCCATCCCTTTTTCCCATAATACTTTTTGCAAGCTTACGGTACACCGCCGCGATCTGTGAATCGGGAGCTTTCTCAATTACAGAATAACCGTCTCTTTCGCAGGTCTGCACCAATACATCTTTTGGAATAAAAGCAAGAAGCTGGCTCCCGACCTCTTTTGCAAACTCGCTGACGATCTTTTCCTCATTCAAAGCGCCGCGCGAATTGCATATTACACCATTTAGCGTCATCTCAAGGCGTGAAAGTCCTTTGCAGATGTTGTTAGCAGCATACAGGGGCATGTATTCCCCGGAAGTAAGCACATACGCCTCATTCACAAGCCCTTTCTTGACTGGAGCAACAAATCCTCCGCATACGATATCCCCGGGCACGTCATAAATAACAAGATCCGTATCCTCGATGGCGCGTGAAATTTTCTTAAGAAGACTGATAGCAACGATAATTCCCCTTCCAGCGCATCCGATGCCAGGTTCGGGGCCTCCGATCTCAATACATTTTACTCCTTTATACCCATTGAAAACGATATCTGCTTCCTTTATATCTATTCCTTCCCTCATAAGGTCCATTATGGTAGGAATGCGCCTTCCCTGCAATAATGTAATGGAGGAATCGCTCTTCGGGTCGCATCCGATTATAGTAACGCGATAGCCCTCATCGGCGCATGCGGCGGCAACATTTGAAGCAGTGCTTGATTTGCCGATCCCGCCTTTTCCGTAAATAGCTATTTGTTTAGGCATCTTTGACCATCTCCCTGAGCGTTGCCCCGAATTCAGATTCCACGATATGGGATACTCCCAGCGTCTTGGGATGAAGATCAATTTCTACCACAACATGAGTATGTCCCATATCTTTCAGGGGAACGACCTGGCGCGGCCCGTTTGTTACAGAGAATAATTCCATATTCTTTATATTATCCATGGGAAGCGCATGAGGAACACCGGATATGACTGCAAAATCATAATCACTATATTTCTCACCGATTATCCGGTCTGCGGTATTTCCTGCCACAGGATACTCATCCAGTCCTCCGATAATATGGTGTATTTCAAATCCTTTTTCTTTAAGATCCTCCTTAATTTCACGGGCATTTCTCCTGTTCTTGGGAAGTCCCACATTATCATCAAGGTTCGCCATGTTCACGATATTTGAGCCAGATCCCAGTTTTTCAGCAACCTGCGCGACTGCAAGGTTAACATCCGCGAACATGAAAGCGGTTTCTTTCTTGGCGTTGAGGATATTCAGTCCTTTTTTACCCTGCTTTAATAATTCAAGCAATCTTCCTGCAACTTTGTATTTAAGATCGCCGCGGTTAGGTTCAAGATATTCCTTGCTGGCAGCGCCATGTCGTTTCTCGACCATTGTGGCTTCCTTAAGAAGCGCTTTTTGCCTCTCAAATTCAGCTTCACTGATAATTCCACTGGCAAGCGCGGATTCAAGAGCCATAACAACTCCTTTTGTGTTATCCCTGTAGCCAGCGTGCACATCAACTTCAATTACAGGAACATCAGGCTGGACCTGGGTCACCGCCTCGTGCAGTTCCTCTCCGATTATCATGCTTGCACATGTGCCAACAATACCTATGCGTCCGGGATTAAAGCGCTCAATTACTTTTTCAAGCACCTCGACAAGGGCATCATGCCCCCCGAAAACAAATCCGGTCTCATCAAGCGATGTTGTTACGACTCTCATTCCGTCCTCTTCAAGAAGCCGGGCATGCTTGAAACTGCATCCAGGGGGGCCGTGCAGTATGACAACATCGGTATCAAGGTCTCTTAACGTGTACAATGCGGCTACGATCGAACTGGGCCGCGGGTGCATTATAAGTGGTTCTTTTTCTTTTTTAACAGGCATCCTTTTTCTCCGAATTTAATAGAATTATTAATTATTATGAAAACGGTGGTTTTTATAGGGCACTTTATTGGATAATACTTTCGGATAAGAATTTGGTGCAGGGCTTCAATTCGGTGCGACTATATCCATTTAAGGAAGGTGCGCTGCAAGCCCTGGACCGGATGGCTTGCCATTTCCTGCGAAGTCACCTGCGCCAGGCATATATTTGATGGCAACAATATTTTAAACTTACGCTTTGATAACAGTCTTGTTTTTCTTCTTGCCCTTTCACAAACAATTATTACACAGCAACCCATTAAAGCCCAAAATCTGGGATTACAATGACACAAATCAAACCTCACGGCGGAAAATTAATCAACCGAACCTTAACCGAACAAAAACGAAACAAGATCATAGACCAGGCTTCGCAATACCAGAGCGTTCCTGTCACCGTTGACCTGATGAAGGATATTGAAAATATCGCTTCCGGGCTTTTCAGCCCTCTTGAAGGCTTCAATGGCCGGGAAGATTACGAAAGCATACTCTACAACAAGCGCCTCTCCAACGGCCTCCCCTGGACGCTTCCTATTGTTCTTGACACAGATAACAAAGATATAAAAGAAGGAGATGAAATTCTCCTCAAAAATGATGCAAATCTCGTTGCAGTGATGCAGGTTGAAGAAATCTACAGCTATGATAAAAGAGCATTCGCAGAGCAGGTTTACGGAACAAACGATGCAGCACATCCGGGCGTGGCAAAGACGTATTCCATGAAGGACACACTGCTTGGCGGAAAGATAAGCCTTATAAACGAATCGGAAACCCCTTATTTCAAATATGCGATGAAACCCGCCGAGACAAGGAATCTCTTCAAGGAAAAAGGCTGGGAAAAAGTAGTCGGTTTCCAGACAAGGAACGTCGCGCACCTGGGTCATGAATACCTGCAAAAATCAGCGCTTACAATGGTCGATGGGCTTTTCATAAATCCTGTTATCGGCAAGAAGAAGAAAGGGGACTTCAGGGACGAGGTTATCCTCGAAAGCTATGAAGTCCTGATCGACAATTATTATCCAAAGGACAGGGTCGTCCTTGGTATTTTCCAGACAGAAATGCGCTATGCGGGCCCCCGCGAAGCCATATTCCATGCCATCGTGAGAAAGAATTACGGCTGCACCCATTTCATCATCGGCAGGGATCATGCAGGTGTGGGGAGCTACTATCATCCTTTTGCTGCTCAGGAGATATTCAAGGAGTTCCCCGATATCGGTATTGAGCCGATGTTCTTCATGTCGTTCTTCTATTGCAACAAGTGCGGCGGCATATCCAACGACAAGGTCTGTCCGCATACTGACAGGGTGGATTTCAGCGGTACGAAAATGCGTCAGATGATCGAAGCGGGAAAAAGACCGCCGGCGGATTCCATGAGGCCGGAAGTTGCTGATGTGATATTGAAGTCAGGTCATCCATTTGTGGAATGACCCTTCTTTTTGATTGGAAATCATTAAGACCTTTTAATCTCTCTTTAGGAAGATCAAATAATGAGAAGGAGAGTGAATCATGCTCGATAAAGATGCCTTAAAAGGTATTATAAAATCACTGGGTCTTGTTTTCGGGGATATAGGTACAAGTCCGATATACACTCTCACAGTTATTTTTCTATTGACCCCACCTACGTTGTCTCATGTTTTAGGTATTCTTTCCCTTATTATCTGGACACTTATTATCGTAGTTACGGTAGAATATGCGTGGCTCGCCATGAGCCTTGGCCAGAAAGGTGAAGGAGGCACCATTGTTCTTCAGCAGTTGCTAATCCCCATGCTGAAATCAGGCAGGCAGATATCGTTTGTCACTTTGCTCACTTTTATTGGCATATCGCTCCTTTTCGGAGATGGGGTGATTACTCCTGCCATCAGCATACTCAGCGCTGTTGAAGGAATGAAATTGATCCCGGGACTTGAAGGAACAAGTATAGATACACTCGTTATCATAGCGGCCATTATCGCGATTATATTATTTGCAGTTCAGAAAAAAGGAACAGAAAAGGTTGCGTGGTTATTCGGACCAGTTATGGTTTTATGGTTCATATCGTTAACTTTTTCCGGTTTTATCAACATTATCAGTTTTCCGGCCATTTTGCAGTCTTTTAGCCCGTACTTTGCAATAACCTACCTTTCAGAGAACGGTATCACAGGATTTTTCTTACTTTCCCAGGTTATCCTTTGCGCTACAGGAGGAGAAGCATTATATGCAGATATGGGGCATCTGGGGAAACTTCCAATAATAAGAGCATGGTATTTTGTATTATTCGCCCTTTTATTAAATTACCTGGGGCAGGGATCGTATATCATCCAGCATCCTGATGCGCGTAATGTGCTTTTTGAAATGATATTCTACCAGGCTCCGATATTTTATATCCCATTTCTTATCTTAAGTATCCTTGCCACGGTAATAGCATCCCAGGCGATGATTAGCGGTATGTTCTCGATAGTGTACCAGGGAATTACAACGCACATTCTGCCTATGTTAAAAGTGGATTATACGTCAAAGGAAATGATGTCCCAAATATACATTGATTCTGCAAACTGGTTCCTGCTGGGTTCGGTTCTTACTATTATGTTCATTTTCAAACAATCGTACCTGCTTGCTGAGGCATATGGTCTTGCAGTTACCGGAACTATGACTCTTACCGGTGTGATGATGACCTGGATATTCTACTTAAAGGGTAATAGATTAAAGACTGTTATATCTATAATTGTTACCTTTGTTGATATGGCATTCCTGGTGTCAAGTCTTCATAAGATACCATTCGGAGGCTACTGGTCAATAATACTGGCGATAATACCTTTCAGTATAATCATGATTTACATATCAGGCCAGGCCAGACTTTACAGGGCACTTTCGCCTGTGGAGCTTGATCTATTTCTTAACGAATATAATAACGTATATAATAATATGTGTAAAATCAAAGGAACTGCCCTTTTTTTTGCCAGGGATGTAAAAAAGATACCACCATATATCGTAAACACCATGTTCAAAAATAATATCATTTACGAAGAGAATATTATCGTTTCAATTATAAGAATGGATAATCCCTTCGGTGTTTCGGGTTCTTTCAAAGGTCACCTTGGGGATGGATTGAGAGTTTATGAAATATATCTGGGTTACATGGAAGTCGTTGATGTTGAAAAGATTTTAAAAGAATCCGGCATTGAAGAAAAAACCATTTTCTACGGGCTTGAGGACATTGTTTCGGAAAATGTGATCTGGAGAATATATTCGGCTATAAAAAGAAATACTCCTGCATTCGTCCAATTTTATAAACTTCCGTCCCATAAGCTTCATGGTGTCATATCCAGGATTGAGATGTAAAAATCTAAATATATATACTTTTTTTTAGAAACAATTAAAAGGAATGAGATAAATCAGGGAGGAGGATTTAGATAGGGATAAAATAGAACATGCTTGACAGGGAAACCTTTAAAGGAATTATAAAATCGCTGGGTCTGGTATTTGGCGATATCGGAACAAGCCCCATCTATACCCTTACAGTCATTTTATTAATGACAAGCCTTACTGAAGACCATATTCTGGGTATCCTTTCACTCATCATCTGGACACTTATTATAATAGTGTCCATTGAATATGGGTGGCTTGCGATGAGCCTTGGCCAGAAAGGCGAAGGTGGCACCATAGTTCTTCGTGAAATACTTATTCCCCTGTTAAAGTCGGGAAGACAAATCGGATTTGTCTCTCTTCTGTCATTCATTGGTATATCCCTGCTTTTCGGTGATGGTGTGATAACACCCGCAATCAGCATACTCAGCGCTGTTGAAGGAATGAAATTGATCCCGGGACTTGAAGAGACGGGGCAGCAAGTACTGGTCTTTATCGCGGCGCTCATTGCTATAATCCTTTTTGCAGTCCAGAAAAAAGGAACTGAAAAAGTCGCCGGGGCGTTCGGACCTTTAATGTTTTTGTGGTTTATGTCACTTGCAGTTTCGGGTATTGTCTCGATAATACAGGTCCCATCAGTCCTTAAGGCCATTAATCCATACTATGCGATCATTTTCTTACTGGAAAACGGTGTTGCCGGATTTTTTGTGTTATCCCAGGTCATACTTTGCGCCACAGGCGGAGAGGCCCTGTTTGCTGACATGGGGCAATTGGGAAGACTTCCAATCGTCAGGGCGTGGAAATTTGTATTTGTTGCCCTTTTGTTGAATTATCTTGGCCAGGGAGCTTATGTGATCAGGCATCCTGAAACAAAAAGCGTACTTTTTGAGATGATATACCAGCAGGCACATATTCTCTATATTCCCTTCCTTGTTTTAAGTATTATTGCAACTGTTATCGCATCCCAGGCTATGATAAGCGGTATGTTCTCCATAGTATACCAGGGAATAACCACGCGTATATTGCCGATGCTCAAAGTGGATTATACATCAAGGAAACTCCAGTCACAGATATATATTGATTCAGCAAACTGGTTTTTGCTTTTTTCCGTACTCATGGTCATGTTCATCTTCAAAGAATCCAAGAGTCTTGCGGCAGCGTACGGCCTTGCTGTCACAGGTGACATGGTACTTACCGGAATAATGATGTCATGGATATTCTATTTAAGGAAGAAGATGTCAAAATTCACGATCGCAATTTTTATTACGATTATTGATATGGCGTTCCTGTTATCGAGTCTTCATAAGTTACCTTCGGGAGGGTACTGGTCAATAATACTCGCGTTGATTCCGTTCAGTATAATTATGATCTACACGTCAGGCCAGAAAAAGCTTGGAGCGGCGCTTTCACCAGTGATGCTTGATGATTTTCTTAAGAAGTATGATGAATGTTACAAAAACATGCCTAAAATTAAAGGCACCGCCCTTTTCTTTGCCAGGGAGACCGCCAGGATCCCTCCATATATGGCCAATACGATGTTTAAAAATAATATAATTTATGAGGACAATATAATTGTTTCCCTTATTAAAACAGAGAATCCATTCGGAGTTTCAGGTTCGTTAAAGGGAAGCCTTTCAGACGGGTTAAGGGTATTTGAGATATATATGGGATATATGGAAGTTGTTGATGTTGAGGCACTTTTAAAAGAGAATGGGATAGAGGAAAAGACCATCTTCTATGGTCTTGAGGATATTGTTTCGGATAATGTTATCTGGAGAATCTATTCTACAATTAAAAAGCTTACTCCGGCGTTTGTTCAATTTTATAAACTCCCGCCTCATAAGCTTCACGGGGTTATCTCAAGGATAGAGATGTAAAATATATTTAGTCATTATAAAAAGGATGCTCATAAGGTTTAAATATAATCGTATTATATACTGTTTTGCAGATGATCCCGAAACGGAAGGAAAGTTATAACTTGATGAATAAATTCTCTTTTCTATTATTATCCTTATTAATCCTCTCAATGCCTGTTGATGCCTTGAAGAACGAGTCCTTTTTCCTCGAAAACAACACCGGGTTAGATTTCATGAAGGGATATTATAAAATAGAGTTAATCGAGATCAGTAAACCCGGCGATATGCCCTTCGTTAAGGTCAACCTGATTACAGCGGGATTGACAAAATTATATTATTTACGGGAAAATGAAAATCCCTCAATCAATACTGAGCCCTTTAATAAGATCAGTCTTAATTCGTCTTTTATAACCCTGACAGCTGCAAGGGTTTCGGTGCAATACCCTGATAACTGGGAAAGTCCCATCAAATATAACATTGAAATACCCGTTGTTGCCGAGAAAATACCGGAAATCGTGTTAACAAAATCGGTCGATAAAACAACCCTGAATAAAGGTGATGTTGTTGAATTTAAAATTATAGCGGAAAACACCGGTAATGGGACTGCTTATAACCTGACTATCGAAGACAGGTTCCCGCCGGGATTTACAAGCGCGCCGGGTTCAAGGTTCCCACCTGCTATACAGGATGAACTTAAAGCTGGCGAAAGCCTTGAGCTTTTGTTCGCCCTGAAGGCAGTAGAACCCGGGTCTTATAATATTGATCCGACTATTGTCAGGTACAGTTCAAAAAGTGCGCAGTCTAATTCTGTTTCTTTAACTGTTCTTGAGGATAAAAAAGAAAAATCCAGTCTCGTTACGGTTATTACACTGGATAAAGTTAATATATTCGCAGGCGAGCCGGTAAAAGCTATTGTGAAAATCACAAACAAAGGTAATGTATCTGCTGAATCAATCCTCATAAAAGCAATTGTTCCGAAAGGAATGGAAGTGATTGAAGGAGACTTAAGGCAGGCATATACAAAAATAGGGCCGGATGAATCTGAAGAATATTCAGCTACCCTGAAAGCAGTTGAAAGTGGAAATTATTCTATTCAGTTAAAAACCAGTTATTCTGATGATATGGCGGGTTTCCCTTCTAATTCCGATCCTATTACTGTGACAGAAAAAGAAAAAAATTATCTGTATATCCTTATTCCTGTGATGATAATCATAATTGGGATAGTGTTATTTATTATGAAGAGACATAGGGAGTACAGGTTCTAGAGGAAATATGCTGAATGTACTTATTATCGGAGTTGGACAATGTGGCAACAGGATACTTGATTCAATTAACAAGGAAGCATTTGGGGGAAGTTCCCTGGCAAAGTATTATGGAACCCAGAAATTCAAAAGCCACGTTGAAACTATCGCTATTAAT from Candidatus Methanoperedens sp. encodes the following:
- the cfbC gene encoding Ni-sirohydrochlorin a,c-diamide reductive cyclase ATP-dependent reductase subunit, which gives rise to MPKQIAIYGKGGIGKSSTASNVAAACADEGYRVTIIGCDPKSDSSITLLQGRRIPTIMDLMREGIDIKEADIVFNGYKGVKCIEIGGPEPGIGCAGRGIIVAISLLKKISRAIEDTDLVIYDVPGDIVCGGFVAPVKKGLVNEAYVLTSGEYMPLYAANNICKGLSRLEMTLNGVICNSRGALNEEKIVSEFAKEVGSQLLAFIPKDVLVQTCERDGYSVIEKAPDSQIAAVYRKLAKSIMGKRDGKIPVPLDDSRLRELTRI
- a CDS encoding ACT domain-containing protein, whose product is MTKEQVFITVIGKDQKGIIARISNAVFAHNINIEDLNQKIMGGYFVMTLLADITDSSITITRLKKELSLIEGEMDLKIQVQHENIFKTMHRV
- a CDS encoding shikimate kinase, translating into MKQAGYAYAYGAGTIINAISTWKGAAFGIDLKTQAEVILTDDKKIIGYMEEGGDTTLIERSVELTLLRFDSKIGAKVATKSQIPIASGLKSSSAAANATVLATLDALGEKLEPLEVIKIGVQAALDAKVTITGAFDDACASMLGGFVITDNKKKELIKREERDSQVLILAPEKKVLSSGTNVLRSRLIGKWVEMAYKEAVAGNYEKAMTLNGFLYCAALGFSTDPMMMALELGIDGVSLSGTGPAYTALGSPELLDKLEPVWERSGGKVIRTKVNNSGGKACL
- a CDS encoding PFL family protein; translated protein: MEYSLEEVMETVQMTLYHNFDIRTVTLGINLKDCINSDLDIFKENVYGRVSDYGRRLILEAQKLEDKYGIPIINKRISVTPVSLIIEACAEPDAPYQIAKALDKASKDVGIDFIGGFGALVQKGMTRADERLINSLPEVLSSTERVCAFLNVASTVSGMNMDAVIRLGKTLKEIADRTENGIGCAKFVVFANAPEDNPFMAGAFHGVGEPDFSLNIGISGPGVVRSVVEKNRDCGLTELSEVIKRTTFKITRAGELIGRELAHNLSVPFGIVDISLASTTKVGDSVAGIVEMMGIEKMGAPGSTAALALLIDAVKKGGAMASGNVGGLSGTFIPVSEDSCMNEAVRVGALSIEKLEALTAVCSVGLDMIAIPGDTKAETISAIIADELAIGVVNNKTTGVRLIPVPGKRAGDYVNFGGLLGETYVMNMSAFSSHDFILRGGRMPCPVTSMRN
- a CDS encoding Ni-sirohydrochlorin a,c-diamide reductive cyclase catalytic subunit encodes the protein MPVKKEKEPLIMHPRPSSIVAALYTLRDLDTDVVILHGPPGCSFKHARLLEEDGMRVVTTSLDETGFVFGGHDALVEVLEKVIERFNPGRIGIVGTCASMIIGEELHEAVTQVQPDVPVIEVDVHAGYRDNTKGVVMALESALASGIISEAEFERQKALLKEATMVEKRHGAASKEYLEPNRGDLKYKVAGRLLELLKQGKKGLNILNAKKETAFMFADVNLAVAQVAEKLGSGSNIVNMANLDDNVGLPKNRRNAREIKEDLKEKGFEIHHIIGGLDEYPVAGNTADRIIGEKYSDYDFAVISGVPHALPMDNIKNMELFSVTNGPRQVVPLKDMGHTHVVVEIDLHPKTLGVSHIVESEFGATLREMVKDA
- the cfbB gene encoding Ni-sirohydrochlorin a,c-diamide synthase, whose product is MTENLDIPRILIAGDRSSAGKTTISIGIMSVLKDMGYNVQPYKVGLDFIDPSYHTEVTGRYSRNLDGYLMSEEAVCEVFSHATKGADIAVIEGVRGLFEGLEATSDIGSTAQIAKILKCPVILTINARSITRSTAALVSGYKSFDPEVNIVGVILNNIGSQRHAEKAKVAIETYTDTPVIGIIPRNDSMKISMRHLGLIPAMEGRRRVADFDANLGRIKEIIKEGIDIDRFISIARSARALEKPAEKIFRAQYQKNKIKIGVALDEAFNFYYRDNLELLELAGAQLVYFSPVNDRTLPDVDGLYIGGGYPELFTNELENNISMREAIKQVSNEGLPIYAECGGLMYLTREITTNVTGSGNYNMAEMKGGTFKMVGALPGKTLMGHKRVVSYNIGSFIKDNVIGKARASFIGHEFHHSEIIDLPDNTEFAIKLDRGVGIKGDYDGILVNNTMAAYAHLHAASYTDFAGAFVEFCRS
- a CDS encoding chorismate mutase; translated protein: MPLKEIRAKIERIDIQILNLIDQRTALAKDVLDAKKAECKPINDVDQNKVVLERVVNLAIERGLDGEEVKKIFEILIRMNIERQHGMSGEGNLP